In the genome of Ziziphus jujuba cultivar Dongzao chromosome 10, ASM3175591v1, the window atatatatatatatatatatatagatatagatatgtaATTTTCATCATACAATTTTCAAAGctaaatataatatttcattaacaaataaaaattgtatatatatatatttatatatatatgtatatatatgaaagttGATTGATTCAACAAATGCTATTGCCCTGTTTTGGCCATATAacctaaaaaggaaaaaaaaaaaaactataaatgaaaaattatatgtgtgtttactgatttttttttaatataaattttgaaaaattaacgaaaaaattaaaacaaaattagagataaaatttattttaaaaattttaaaaacaactttttaatttggaaaaattattctAGTGCTTAGTGATTTTtcatgaaaatgtttttttaaattaataaaaaattaaataaaattttgtttaaaaaataaaataaattttggggCTTAAGTAAAGTGATGTTTTCAAGTGTTTTGAGaattttctcccaaaaaaaaaaaagtattttgataataaattagagccaccaattcttttttttttcccccccatcTCATCAACAATAATATTCAAACTTGGCTTGGCGTCTGTTGAGGGCTTGGCGGTCCAAAAGTCTTAGACAGCGCCACATGATGGCAAAGAAATTTGTAGTTGCATGCACTAGCACTATTCAATTATTTAATGCTTTAGCCAACCAGTGATGTAGAAAAGTTGAAAAGACATATATTTACTGACGGAGCTAACCACAAGCTCAAAGTCGCAAGACCTTGAATTTTACGCTAAAATTTGAAGGCATTGACGAAGACTGGTTCAAATTCTCCATTTTCTTACATTATATATGTAGTTTCCATTTTTTAGTTTCCTTTTTGTTCtaatgttttaatatatatacatttgccATAGTTGCCATTTTGTAATACTTATAGCTCATAACAATGGTTTATTCCCTAAAACACAAGCTTTTTTCTTCTCGTTAACAGTGTATATATGTGATCATTTCATCTTTCTGGTTCATCTTTTTTCAGGACAACTCAATTTTGTTGTTAGTTTCATGAATATAAGAAGTATATTGATTTTGCACATGCGTCCTCCACAAGAGGATGGAAATCATACCTCGACATATGTAGAACATaaacatcaaattaattaagACTACAATTTTTTACCATGTCAAAGAAATTATTCAGTTTCAAAGTTGGTAAAcattaattgttgttgttgagaGGGGTTTGGACCCATTTGGTACACCTCCACAAATGCCACCGAAATTTatcatatgaaattaatattgaaattaataacGAATCAGAAACAAGTGGCATAGACTGGCACAAAAAGTACAGAGAGATGGTGCATTCAATATTACGAACTCCCATCTTCCTCGAGTGAAACTAGCTAGCGAAACTTTCAAAGTCTCTCATGAGATTTCAGCCTAAAATTTAAGTTTAGGCTGAACTTTCAAGTTTTGACAGAAAAAGAATAAGCACACAAATTTTTACCATATTTGTCAAACAAATTATTCAATTTCGGAGTTGATTAACATTATTCTAGTAGTTGAGAGGCGTTTGGTAGGCCTCCATAAATGCCACAAAAATTCTATCATCATTGAGAGGGTATTGGTACACCTCCACAAATGCCACTAAAATTCTatcatatgaaattaatattgaaatgacAAATGAGAAAAAAGTAGCATCGACTAAGCACAAAAAGCACGGAGAGATTTTGTATTCAATATTAAGAACTCCCATCTTCCCGGAATGGAGCTAGCTAGCAACACTTTCAAAGTCTCTTATTAAATTTCAGCTCATAGTTTCAAGTTTTGATAGAAAAAGAATAAGCATacaaattttccattttcttacGTTCACACATTCACGTGTGGTTCCTCCACAAATATCACAAAAGTTCTatcataagaaattaatttgaaatgacTAATGAAAATCAAGTAGCATagtattagagaaaaatataaataaaataaaaatgtacttTCAATCAGTTTAAACTTTTGGCATTAGTGTTATTTTAACATAGTATCAGAGCCAGTGATCCAAGAAGTTCGAGGTTCAAAACTTaacaatttcatccaaaaaattaaaaaacacacGTAAAACACATGTAAGGCCCAAAAAGAAGCACAAAAGAAGCGGACTTACATGTGCGGGGACTGTTAgagaataatataaattaaatgaaaatccACCTTCTATAAGCTTAAGTGCGTCCACTCGGGTCTATATGTGTTGGAGAGtgttagaaaaaaatagaaaaaattataaataaaactcGGGTCTATATGTGTTGGagagtgttagagaaaaatataaataaaatgaaagaacacCTTCTATCAGCTTAAGCTTTTAAGGAGTATTTTAGTGTAAACTTTTGGGATAGATTTTGTATTCAATATTAACAACTCCCATCTTTTTGAAGTGGAGCTAGCTAGCGACACTTTTAAAGTCTCTCATGTTTGACAGAAACAGAATAAGCATacaaattttccattttcttacGTTCACACATTCACATATGGTTTCCTTTTAgttccaaaaatttattatatataatactatccATGCTACAGTTGTAGTTTGTAACACAAATATAGCTCATAAATAACCATGGTTTCCTTGTTTGCTCATTCATTGTTCAACAAACAAATTTTCTTGTTCTTGTCAATCATGTATATCTACAGTTTATTCCATCAGTTTGGTTCATCTTTCTTCAAAAGTACTAGTGTGTCgtttgttgttgctgctgctaaCGTTAATGAGGAAGCAGAGGCTCTGATAAAGTGGAAGCTCGGCCTTGACAACAAAAGCCAACATTTCCTGTCTTCGTGGCAACTCGAGGGCAACAGAAGCAGCAGCCATTGCAGTTGGCTTGGAGTTGGTTGCGACGAGTCGAAAAGAATCACCAATTTGAGCCTTCCTAACTCTAATTTAAGTGGTACACTTCAAAATCTAAGCTTCTCATCCTTTTCGAACCTCGTTTATATTGATTTTGTAAATAATTACCTTTATGGAGATATTCCCCTCAGCATTTACAGCCTTTCCAAACTCACTCATCTAAAGTTGGAGGTCAATAGCCTTACCGGGTTTCTTTCTCCGGCAGTGGCAAATCTTTCCAGTCTCTCCTACCTTTCTTTATCTGGGAATCAGCTCTCCGGATCAATTCCAAGAGAGCTCTGGTTGATGACAGGTCTTAGGACTCTTTACTTTGCCAGAACTCTTATCAGTGGCACCATCCCGAAAGAAATAGGAAACTTGAAGTCTTTAACATCGCTTTCTTTAGATAACTCCAACCTTACTGGTTCTATTCCTTCTTCTATTGGAAACCTGACCAATCTAGCTGATGTTTACCTTTTTGCCACTTATATTCATGGAAATATTCCTACAGAAATTGGAAAATTAAGCAATTTGAGAAGCCTTATCCTTGATGATAATAATCTCTCTGGTGCACTTCCTTCCTTGGGCAACTCGACAAATCTGAGTGTTCTATATTTGAAACAAAACCAGCTCAATGGCACTCTTCCTTCAACAATGAATAACCTGACCAGGTTAACACATTTTGAGTTGTCTTTTAACAACTTCATTGGCCAATTGCCTGATCAAATATGCGGTGCTGGATCACTTGTGTATTTTTCTGCCAGTAAAAACCATTTTACAGGCCCAATTCCAACAAGCTTGAAAAACTGCAGCAGCATTACTAGAGTTAGGCTGGAAGGAAACCAACTGACAGGAAATCTTACAGAAGCTTTCGGTATACACCCAcacttgtattattttaatctaAGTGATAATAAATTGCAGGGTGAGGTTTCACCAAAGTGGGGGCAGTGCCGGAATTTGACAAGCCTCGACATCTCCAACAACAATCTTTCAGGCTCCATACCACCTGCGCTTGGTAAGGCACCTCAGCTACATGAACTTGACCTGTCATCAAATCATCTCATAGGAAATATTCCAGAGGAACTTGGAAGTTTGAAATTATTCAAACTTATGCTAAGTGAAAATCAACTATCTGGAGAGATTCCTCGCACAATCGGAATGCTACCTGCTCTAGAGAGTTTAGACTTGGCAGCGAACAATCTAAGTGGCTTAATTCCAAAAGAACTTGGAGGGTGCTCTAACCTCATACAGTTGAATttggaaaacaataaatttgaGGGAAGTATTCCTTGGGAGATAACTAATATGAACTCTCTTGAAAACCTTGATTTCAGTTCTAATATGCTGAATGGAGAGATACCAGCTCAGCTCGCAGAAATGAAACGTTTAGAGACTCTGAATCTCTCACACAATAATCTTTCTGGTTTCATTCCGCCCAAGTTTGATGAAATGAAGAGCTTGACAATGGTTGATATATCGTTCAACCAATTGGAAGGTCCtattccaaattccaaagctttcCGTGAGGCTTCATTTGAAGCATTCAGAAACAACAAAGGCTTGTGTGGTAACACCACTGGTTTGCCGCTTTGCTCTTATGGTAAAAGGGGCAACAAAGTCAACATATTGATCATACTGGTATCTCTTTTCAGCAGCCTGTTCCTTCTATCCATTTTTGTAATTCTATACACTCTTCATAGAAGAGAAGTGAAGAAAACAAACATCCCAGATGAGCAAGAAACACAAAATCAGAATATGTTTGAAGTATGGAACTTCGATGGGAAAATGGTGTACGAGAACATCATTGCAGCAACTGAGGAGTTTGACTCCAAATTTTGCATTGGAGCGGGAGGGACTGGGAGTGTTTACAAGGCAGAGTTAAGCACTGGCCAAGTTGTTGCTGTGAAGAAGTTTCATACAAACATAAATGATGATGATCATCAGAAGTCTCAATATCTCAAAGCATTTACTAGTGAGGTTCATGCACTAACACATATACGACATCTTAACATCGTGAAGCTATATGGGTTCTGTTCACATCGAAGGCACTCGCTTTTGGTTTACGAGTTCATAGAAGGTGGGAGCTTGCGAAATGTACTCATGAACAATGACGAAGAAGCGAGAGCTTTTGgttggaacaaaagggtaaatgtTGTGAAAGGTGTGGCAAATGCATTGTCTTATATGCACCATGACTGCTCACCACCCATAATCCATCGAGatatatcaacccaaaataTTCTGCTAAATGCAGAACATGATGAAGCTCGTGTTTCTGATTTTGGAACAGCTAGACTTCTCAAACCTTACTCATCCAACTGGACTTCGTTTGCCGGAACTTTTGGATATGCTGCTCCAGGTTAGTACATATTGCATATTCCAATTATTGTATATTCCTTGTCCCTTTAAATTATGTCATTCCAGTGATGAACGAAGATCCATGCAGAACTTGCTTACACAATGGAAGTGAACGAGAAATGTGATGTGTATAGCTTTGGAGTGGTGATGCTGGAAACACTTAAGGGGAAGCATCCGGGAGACCTCGTTTCATCTCTCTCGTTGCCATTGTCCTCACCATCATATGCAACACCAGCTTATGATCAAGTAGCAATTATTGATCTTTTGGACCAGCGCTTACCCCTTCCCACAAATAAAGAAGCTGGGAAAGTGCTTTCTGTTATCAGAATAGCATTTGCATGCTTGCTTAACACTCCACAATCGCGTCCAACAATGAAACAGGTTGCTCAAGAGCTCTCAACTCAGACCCATCATTTGTCAAAGCCATTGTCGTTGGTCTCCTTAGGAGAGTTGTTTGGTCTCAGTGATTCTACTTCCTGAACACATATGCATGTTTATCTCTATGCATTtcgcttttatttttcttttttcttgttgaaGACTTGAATGTGAATGTgttgctggttttctttatgttttacTTTTGGGATAATATTTCCTTGTGATACATGTATTATATAAACTGGGGAGAGTTAATCCTTATGTGAGTTTAAGGTGTGGAAGAAATAAACTGATCTCTTTTAGCTACTCGTCCAATTTAATCCAACATGCCacactcaatttttttttttactttttatgtcAGGATCTTTCTAAGACTTTTCACCAGAATCCTAGATAAGTCCTGATTCCAGGAAAACGCTATCGGATCCTCCAATAAAAAATACGATAGAAGCTCCtctaagggttgaacttaccacaattctctgcactgaaaacacttctatatataccgccttattcccccaccttactacaatttaatttcacaataatcagcacttccataaattaaataggaaactaatgcagtatttaataaaatatatccaatacagtatacagagcatcatagggtataattaagtatgaaagttatacaataaaggatgaaagaaatattatagTAGAAatcaatgaaaagaaagagaactcttcgaaatacgacagcaacgaaAGTCAAGCTCGCTCgggacgaacgtctaccaatctttgtacctaggggaacggatttaaaaatataagatgctaatcatcttagtgagtgaccctatctactatacaattataatagtaacgataatcacaatacacttgattaattaagaataaataagtaaataaataataattaattgaaaataatattttctctcaaaaccctcaccattcactccattggaaagattttctttttaaaacattttcgtaaaacccaatcttttatgccccaaaaattaaggaataattaatttaataaataattaaataatccaaatacgaataaaatacaataaaataatttaaaatacttgcattaaagaagtataacataaaagtgaaattcaatatataattcataaattttgatttaataaatcaaaataaacagtgtcaaaaatataatttaaataattacaaacaatcatgtaaaataagttgtaaaaaatattataaaattcattttaaaacattaaatcaatctatacaataaaaatatggcaagatgcattttaaaaacattgttttaaaataaatgacataaaatttgaataaatacattttagaaaatactaattggaaataggtgacaaaacaaattaaatacatttaacttaaatacaactttaaaactttgggatttgaaatttatatctgaaaaataatacttgacgcaccatactataaaccagtgatgtcctacgatacccagcgtctcgagcacagttcggcgggaggttaaagagagaaacttgcatatggtcacttcggcgtcctgacagcgccgctgcttaaaccgtcatcccgaccatagatggggcggcttatgtgcaccatATAGAATTTGCCTGCCTCAGTCCGATgtcaactcacgggagacattacaacttgcgcttccatccacatatacaatacagaacaccagtactgtatgagtgcgtctaaaacaaataaccaagtttattattaaaatacccaatttttccaaaattcaccgtaggaattataccatttttcaaattcacaatcccacatttttcttaaatatcactagcataaatccatcgataatatataattttttccatatcataaaattcaccatataatatttcaagtgcataaatatatattttgaa includes:
- the LOC125420896 gene encoding MDIS1-interacting receptor like kinase 2-like, with product MVSLFAHSLFNKQIFLFLSIMYIYSLFHQFGSSFFKSTSVSFVVAAANVNEEAEALIKWKLGLDNKSQHFLSSWQLEGNRSSSHCSWLGVGCDESKRITNLSLPNSNLSGTLQNLSFSSFSNLVYIDFVNNYLYGDIPLSIYSLSKLTHLKLEVNSLTGFLSPAVANLSSLSYLSLSGNQLSGSIPRELWLMTGLRTLYFARTLISGTIPKEIGNLKSLTSLSLDNSNLTGSIPSSIGNLTNLADVYLFATYIHGNIPTEIGKLSNLRSLILDDNNLSGALPSLGNSTNLSVLYLKQNQLNGTLPSTMNNLTRLTHFELSFNNFIGQLPDQICGAGSLVYFSASKNHFTGPIPTSLKNCSSITRVRLEGNQLTGNLTEAFGIHPHLYYFNLSDNKLQGEVSPKWGQCRNLTSLDISNNNLSGSIPPALGKAPQLHELDLSSNHLIGNIPEELGSLKLFKLMLSENQLSGEIPRTIGMLPALESLDLAANNLSGLIPKELGGCSNLIQLNLENNKFEGSIPWEITNMNSLENLDFSSNMLNGEIPAQLAEMKRLETLNLSHNNLSGFIPPKFDEMKSLTMVDISFNQLEGPIPNSKAFREASFEAFRNNKGLCGNTTGLPLCSYGKRGNKVNILIILVSLFSSLFLLSIFVILYTLHRREVKKTNIPDEQETQNQNMFEVWNFDGKMVYENIIAATEEFDSKFCIGAGGTGSVYKAELSTGQVVAVKKFHTNINDDDHQKSQYLKAFTSEVHALTHIRHLNIVKLYGFCSHRRHSLLVYEFIEGGSLRNVLMNNDEEARAFGWNKRVNVVKGVANALSYMHHDCSPPIIHRDISTQNILLNAEHDEARVSDFGTARLLKPYSSNWTSFAGTFGYAAPELAYTMEVNEKCDVYSFGVVMLETLKGKHPGDLVSSLSLPLSSPSYATPAYDQVAIIDLLDQRLPLPTNKEAGKVLSVIRIAFACLLNTPQSRPTMKQVAQELSTQTHHLSKPLSLVSLGELFGLSDSTS